In one window of Cellulophaga sp. HaHa_2_95 DNA:
- a CDS encoding LytTR family DNA-binding domain-containing protein: protein MDVITCIIVDDEPMALNLVESYVSKTSFLQLKKKCSSALEALDYLSEESVDLIFLDIQMPDLTGLEFSKMLPKNTRFILTTAFDQYALEGFKVEALDYLLKPFDYAEFLTAAHKAKVWFNLSKKQTVPVPVVPELKEQPEKEFLFVKSEYKQLRIKLADVLYFEGLKDYIKIWIKDNPKAILTLMSLKSLEEELPEQSFMRVHRSFIVSLKNIEVIERSQILINNQRITVSEQYKSKFLDYINSNSLNL, encoded by the coding sequence ATGGATGTAATTACCTGTATTATTGTAGATGATGAGCCTATGGCACTAAATTTAGTGGAGTCGTATGTTTCAAAAACATCATTTCTGCAACTTAAAAAGAAATGCAGCAGTGCCTTAGAAGCCTTAGACTACTTAAGTGAAGAGTCGGTAGATTTAATTTTTCTAGACATTCAAATGCCAGATTTAACCGGCTTAGAATTTTCTAAAATGCTCCCTAAAAATACACGATTTATTCTTACTACGGCATTTGATCAATATGCCTTAGAAGGGTTTAAGGTAGAAGCTTTAGATTACTTGTTGAAGCCTTTTGATTATGCTGAGTTTCTTACTGCGGCACATAAAGCGAAAGTCTGGTTTAATTTATCAAAGAAGCAAACGGTACCGGTTCCAGTGGTGCCAGAATTAAAAGAACAGCCAGAAAAAGAATTTCTTTTTGTAAAATCTGAGTACAAACAATTGCGGATTAAATTAGCCGATGTATTGTATTTTGAGGGTTTAAAAGATTACATCAAAATTTGGATCAAAGACAATCCAAAAGCAATATTGACATTGATGAGTTTAAAGTCGCTCGAAGAGGAACTTCCCGAACAGAGTTTTATGCGGGTACATCGCTCGTTTATTGTTTCATTAAAGAATATTGAAGTTATAGAGCGGAGTCAGATCCTCATAAACAACCAACGTATTACGGTATCTGAGCAATATAAAAGTAAATTTTTAGACTATATAAATTCCAATTCTCTAAACTTGTAA
- a CDS encoding metal ABC transporter permease, which produces MSSSQIEIQLIASIVAIACAIPGTFLVLRKMAMISDAISHSILPGIVIGFFITQDLNSPVLIILAALTGILTVVLVEYIQKTGLVKEDTAIGLVFPILFSIGVILIAKNANDVHLDVDAVLLGELAFAPFDRMIIGGTDMGPKSLVIIGSILVLTIILLIAFFKELKLSTFDAGLAASLGFSPTVIHYGLMTVSSVTTVGAFDAVGAILVVALMIAPAATAYLLTTDLKRMLLLAIVFGVTGAISGYWLAHFLDASIAGSITTMLGIIFFLVYLFAPSKGVIAVIYRERQQRTEVSLLTFLLHLKNHQEEEERHVNHLNEHINWQKVRSKTVLELAQKNNMILIDNGVVSLTEKGEEFTSLAIDYIITNEDAKIEYMKDDFFLFRG; this is translated from the coding sequence ATGAGTAGCTCACAAATAGAAATTCAGCTCATAGCTAGTATTGTGGCCATAGCTTGTGCTATTCCAGGAACCTTTTTAGTGTTGCGTAAAATGGCCATGATTAGTGATGCCATCAGTCACTCTATACTTCCAGGTATTGTTATCGGATTCTTTATCACCCAAGATTTAAATTCGCCCGTACTTATTATTCTTGCCGCACTAACAGGTATTCTTACCGTGGTATTGGTAGAGTACATTCAAAAAACAGGCTTGGTAAAAGAAGATACCGCTATAGGATTGGTATTCCCTATTCTATTTAGTATTGGTGTTATTCTAATTGCTAAAAATGCAAACGATGTGCATTTAGATGTAGATGCCGTTCTCCTAGGAGAATTAGCCTTCGCGCCTTTTGATCGTATGATTATTGGTGGAACAGATATGGGTCCAAAATCACTAGTGATCATCGGGAGTATTTTAGTACTTACAATTATCCTTCTGATTGCCTTTTTTAAAGAACTAAAATTAAGCACTTTTGATGCTGGTCTAGCGGCTTCCTTAGGATTCTCGCCTACCGTAATTCATTACGGATTAATGACAGTTTCTTCAGTGACTACCGTGGGTGCATTTGACGCCGTCGGGGCTATTTTGGTAGTTGCATTAATGATTGCACCAGCGGCTACTGCCTATTTATTAACCACAGATTTAAAGCGAATGCTTCTTTTAGCTATAGTTTTTGGGGTTACAGGGGCTATTTCTGGTTATTGGCTAGCGCATTTCTTAGATGCCTCTATTGCGGGTTCTATAACAACCATGTTAGGTATTATCTTCTTTTTAGTCTATTTATTTGCGCCTAGCAAAGGGGTTATTGCCGTAATCTATCGGGAACGGCAACAGCGAACAGAGGTTTCCTTACTTACCTTTTTATTGCATTTAAAAAATCATCAAGAGGAAGAAGAACGCCATGTGAACCATTTAAATGAGCATATCAATTGGCAGAAAGTCCGCAGTAAAACCGTATTGGAACTCGCTCAAAAAAATAATATGATTCTTATTGATAATGGAGTGGTTTCCTTAACGGAAAAAGGAGAAGAATTTACCTCTCTTGCTATTGATTATATTATTACGAATGAGGATGCTAAAATTGAGTATATGAAAGATGATTTCTTTCTGTTTAGGGGGTAA
- a CDS encoding metal ABC transporter permease — MDPLEYIQLVFTDYTLRTITLGTAILGAVCGMLGSFAVLRKQSLLGDAISHAALPGIAIAFLITGTKDSSVLLIGALVSGLLGTFWIRGITTKTHLKSDTALGLILSLFFGFGMLLLTFIQKQPNANQAGLDKYLFGQAATLVESDVWLMAIVTGICLIILLLFWKEFKILLFDADYTKTLGFNTKFIDILITSFIVLAIVLGLQTVGVVLMSAMLLAPAAAARQWTNSLSFMVILAAIFGAFAGVFGTAISASQTNLSTGPVIVIVAGVFVLFSFIFSPSRGLLFKQIRIIKNRRDLELHKTLAFMYHIAETHDNISHPHAIKILNNFQGYTTKTLKELEHKHYVTIQGNMWSLTEEGFKVASNLYNQQNAKDE; from the coding sequence ATAGATCCTTTAGAATACATACAACTAGTCTTTACAGATTATACCCTGAGAACCATTACATTAGGGACTGCCATTTTAGGAGCGGTTTGTGGCATGCTCGGTAGTTTTGCTGTTCTTAGAAAGCAAAGTCTATTGGGAGATGCCATCTCACACGCCGCATTACCAGGTATTGCTATTGCATTTCTAATCACAGGAACAAAAGACAGTAGCGTTTTATTAATTGGAGCATTAGTAAGCGGACTCTTAGGTACATTTTGGATTCGTGGAATTACCACTAAAACGCATTTAAAATCAGACACCGCATTAGGGCTAATATTATCCCTCTTTTTCGGATTTGGTATGTTGCTCCTTACTTTTATTCAAAAGCAACCCAATGCCAACCAAGCAGGTTTAGATAAATACCTTTTTGGACAAGCAGCAACACTCGTAGAAAGCGATGTTTGGCTTATGGCTATCGTAACCGGTATTTGCCTAATCATTTTACTACTGTTTTGGAAAGAATTTAAAATTCTTCTATTTGATGCCGACTATACCAAAACACTCGGTTTCAATACAAAATTTATAGATATTCTAATTACCTCATTTATTGTGCTCGCTATTGTTTTAGGATTACAAACGGTAGGTGTTGTGCTCATGAGCGCCATGCTCCTTGCCCCCGCTGCTGCGGCACGGCAGTGGACAAATAGTTTAAGCTTTATGGTGATCCTCGCTGCTATTTTTGGTGCCTTTGCAGGTGTATTTGGAACGGCAATTAGTGCTAGCCAGACCAACCTTTCTACCGGACCTGTCATTGTTATTGTAGCTGGTGTTTTTGTACTATTTTCTTTTATCTTTTCTCCCAGTCGTGGCTTACTTTTTAAACAGATACGGATTATTAAAAACAGGCGTGATTTAGAGTTACACAAAACCTTAGCATTCATGTATCATATAGCAGAAACCCACGATAATATTTCGCACCCGCATGCCATTAAAATATTAAATAATTTTCAAGGGTATACCACCAAAACACTAAAAGAATTAGAGCATAAACATTACGTTACTATTCAAGGAAATATGTGGAGTTTAACCGAGGAAGGTTTTAAAGTCGCTTCCAATTTGTACAACCAACAAAACGCTAAAGATGAGTAG
- a CDS encoding metal ABC transporter ATP-binding protein has product MTNIAVKVDDLTVAYNYKPVLWDIDLEIPEGVLMAIVGPNGAGKSTLIKSILGILKPLAGSVTIYGKPYNKQRSLVAYVPQKGSVDWDFPTTALDVVMMGTYGSLGWIKRPGQKEKKLALEALEKVGMLAFQSRQINQLSGGQQQRIFLARALVQDAAIYFMDEPFQGVDATTEIAIINILKELRKANKTVIVVHHDLQTVPEYFDWVTFLNVKKIATGPVKDIFNDDNLTKTYGINFKVSVQE; this is encoded by the coding sequence ATGACAAATATAGCCGTAAAGGTTGATGATTTAACAGTAGCCTACAACTACAAACCTGTTCTTTGGGATATCGATTTAGAAATCCCCGAAGGAGTGCTTATGGCCATTGTTGGGCCTAACGGCGCAGGCAAATCTACCTTAATAAAATCTATTTTAGGAATCCTAAAACCTTTAGCAGGGAGCGTCACCATCTATGGAAAACCTTATAACAAGCAACGGTCTCTAGTAGCCTATGTACCTCAAAAAGGGAGTGTGGATTGGGATTTTCCTACCACGGCATTAGATGTGGTTATGATGGGTACCTATGGTAGCCTAGGGTGGATAAAGCGTCCAGGACAAAAAGAAAAAAAATTAGCTTTAGAAGCTTTAGAAAAAGTAGGGATGCTTGCTTTTCAAAGCCGACAAATTAATCAGCTTTCTGGCGGACAACAACAACGTATTTTTCTAGCACGCGCTTTAGTACAAGATGCTGCCATTTATTTCATGGATGAACCCTTTCAAGGGGTAGATGCTACTACAGAAATTGCCATTATCAATATTCTTAAAGAATTACGTAAAGCCAATAAAACAGTAATTGTAGTACATCACGATCTGCAAACCGTACCCGAATATTTTGATTGGGTGACCTTTTTAAACGTAAAGAAAATTGCTACTGGCCCCGTAAAAGATATTTTCAATGATGATAACTTGACCAAAACCTACGGCATTAATTTTAAAGTAAGTGTGCAAGAATAG
- a CDS encoding metal ABC transporter solute-binding protein, Zn/Mn family: MKKYLIITLCTLAIISCRSDKKDNGKINVVTTTSMITDLVKNIGGDYINLQGLMGSGVDPHLYKASEGDVSKLSEADIIFYNGLHLEGKLVEVFEKMAHQNKKTIALSDALDENTLIGSEFFASNYDPHIWFNVDYWKEATKYVVKQLSEAVPEHQAVFKTNGEAYLNKLEALKTKLNKTIQTLPEDKRVLVTAHDAFNYFGKSFGFEVVGLQGISTATEAGVQDVQKMSDFIIDQKVKAIFIESSVPKRTIEAVKAAVNAKNHDVEIGGSLYSDALGNPGTAEGTYIGMFEYNVNTIVNALK, from the coding sequence ATGAAAAAATACCTTATAATTACGCTTTGTACCCTTGCTATTATTAGCTGTAGATCAGATAAGAAAGACAACGGAAAAATAAATGTCGTTACTACCACCTCAATGATTACAGATTTGGTAAAAAATATTGGGGGAGATTATATCAACCTCCAAGGCCTAATGGGCAGCGGCGTAGATCCGCACCTCTATAAAGCTAGTGAGGGCGATGTTTCTAAGCTATCAGAAGCAGATATCATTTTTTATAACGGCCTACATTTAGAAGGCAAGCTGGTAGAAGTTTTTGAGAAAATGGCGCATCAGAATAAAAAAACCATCGCCCTATCAGATGCACTAGACGAAAACACCTTAATTGGTTCAGAATTCTTTGCCTCTAATTATGACCCCCATATTTGGTTCAATGTAGATTACTGGAAAGAAGCAACCAAGTATGTCGTGAAGCAATTATCTGAAGCGGTTCCAGAACACCAAGCTGTTTTTAAAACTAATGGTGAAGCGTATTTAAATAAGCTAGAAGCCCTGAAAACAAAACTGAATAAAACCATCCAAACCTTACCAGAAGACAAACGTGTGCTCGTTACAGCTCATGATGCGTTTAATTATTTCGGAAAGTCCTTTGGCTTTGAAGTGGTGGGACTACAAGGAATTTCAACAGCTACGGAAGCTGGTGTTCAGGACGTTCAAAAAATGTCCGATTTTATTATTGACCAAAAAGTAAAAGCTATCTTTATAGAAAGTTCCGTGCCTAAGCGTACTATTGAGGCGGTAAAAGCTGCGGTAAATGCTAAAAACCACGATGTGGAAATTGGCGGTTCATTATATTCAGATGCCTTAGGGAATCCGGGTACGGCAGAAGGCACCTACATTGGTATGTTTGAGTATAATGTGAATACCATCGTAAACGCTTTAAAATAA
- a CDS encoding metal-dependent transcriptional regulator, translating into MSVAVENFVKAVYKNAKRTNDTKPGIIAKELGISNAAATDMAKKLAVKDLLHYEKYQELKLTVKGNQMALNVIRKHRLWESLLFKMFDMSLHDIHREAELLEHQTSDLLANKISEYLGNPKFDPHGDPIPDKNGIITTTDTSFTLSKANEGKTYIISRLMSDDKEFFDFCAQHGLKYGNTITVSKQFIKNKMTQIVVNNNTILLNEDFSTIIYVNENESKNVQH; encoded by the coding sequence ATGTCTGTAGCAGTAGAGAATTTTGTAAAAGCGGTTTACAAAAATGCCAAGCGTACCAACGATACCAAACCGGGGATCATCGCTAAAGAATTGGGCATTTCTAATGCTGCAGCCACAGATATGGCAAAAAAACTAGCCGTTAAAGACTTGCTACATTATGAAAAATATCAAGAGTTAAAGCTCACCGTTAAAGGAAATCAAATGGCTTTAAACGTAATTCGGAAGCACCGCCTTTGGGAATCGCTTCTGTTTAAAATGTTTGATATGTCTTTACATGATATTCACCGGGAAGCAGAATTATTAGAGCATCAGACCTCAGATTTACTGGCTAATAAAATTAGTGAATACTTAGGCAATCCTAAATTTGACCCCCATGGAGACCCAATACCTGATAAAAACGGTATCATAACCACTACAGATACTTCCTTTACCCTTTCTAAAGCTAATGAAGGTAAAACCTATATCATCTCGCGCTTAATGAGCGATGATAAAGAGTTTTTTGATTTCTGTGCACAACATGGTTTAAAATATGGCAATACCATTACCGTTTCCAAACAGTTTATTAAAAATAAAATGACTCAGATTGTCGTAAATAACAATACTATACTACTAAACGAAGATTTTTCAACCATAATTTATGTGAATGAAAACGAATCAAAAAATGTCCAACACTAA
- a CDS encoding DUF3592 domain-containing protein, with amino-acid sequence MTFTLKLIFFTLALLGGLLPLAAQEIDPTWIEAEATITEIHKSIGRRGRTNAFADVTFTTKKEEVIQTRVEILAIPIYGAVKSTGDIIKIYYNPETPQVARSKNISFFNTYGLYVLIALGIILSTARILKMRKKSISA; translated from the coding sequence ATGACATTTACTCTAAAATTAATTTTCTTTACACTTGCTCTTCTAGGCGGTCTACTCCCGTTGGCAGCCCAAGAAATAGATCCTACATGGATAGAGGCCGAAGCTACCATAACAGAAATTCATAAAAGTATTGGGCGTAGAGGCAGAACAAACGCTTTTGCAGATGTGACCTTTACCACAAAAAAAGAAGAAGTCATCCAGACCAGAGTAGAAATATTAGCCATCCCCATCTATGGCGCCGTAAAATCTACTGGTGATATCATTAAGATTTATTACAATCCAGAAACCCCACAGGTGGCCAGATCAAAAAACATATCCTTCTTTAATACCTATGGCCTGTATGTCTTAATTGCGCTAGGTATAATTCTTAGTACGGCAAGAATACTAAAAATGAGAAAAAAGTCCATCTCAGCATAA
- a CDS encoding DUF3828 domain-containing protein: MKYFNLYIPLLLLLLLLLISCKEANNNTDSIQNSTAQIDSVITNNKDGVVILTEFYKKYYGEYRDREGIEEYVSSRILKRMDSLTIEDNLMLDYDPFIYGQDWDENILMKSIEIKPLKNRDEYRVSFFRFANSDEKRTNIDLLLKNNSEGKLLIYSILNDEYLNFKNNIANNKTKSKAIIDSWQNDHIEIHITTDNLTYLFNGQCIYAFSIKIVNDTEVELIWGEIGMDCVNDMQFNETFGLSKELIPQKGKPFAKYSLEKEVVTVTYYYKEWVDSYKKKINNKPFMDVFYSKDE; this comes from the coding sequence ATGAAATATTTTAATTTGTACATCCCTTTATTATTATTATTATTATTATTACTGATTAGCTGTAAAGAAGCGAATAATAATACTGATAGTATTCAAAACTCAACTGCCCAAATAGATTCTGTCATTACTAACAATAAAGATGGGGTCGTTATTTTAACAGAATTCTACAAAAAGTATTATGGCGAATATAGAGATAGAGAAGGTATAGAAGAGTATGTGTCATCTCGTATTTTAAAAAGAATGGATAGTCTAACTATAGAGGATAATCTTATGTTAGATTATGACCCTTTTATTTATGGGCAAGATTGGGATGAAAATATACTTATGAAATCTATAGAAATAAAACCTTTAAAAAACAGGGATGAATATAGGGTAAGCTTTTTTAGATTTGCTAATAGTGATGAGAAAAGAACAAACATAGATTTGTTATTAAAAAACAATAGTGAAGGCAAACTATTAATTTACAGCATTCTTAATGATGAATATTTGAATTTTAAAAATAATATTGCTAATAATAAAACAAAATCAAAAGCAATTATAGATAGTTGGCAAAATGATCATATTGAGATACACATAACAACTGATAATCTAACATATTTATTCAACGGGCAATGCATATATGCCTTTTCGATAAAAATAGTAAACGATACTGAGGTAGAACTCATATGGGGAGAAATAGGGATGGATTGTGTTAATGATATGCAGTTTAATGAAACATTTGGTTTGTCTAAAGAACTTATTCCTCAAAAAGGGAAACCATTTGCAAAATACTCATTAGAAAAAGAAGTTGTCACTGTAACTTATTATTATAAAGAATGGGTAGATTCATACAAAAAGAAAATAAATAATAAACCATTTATGGATGTGTTTTATTCTAAAGATGAATAG
- a CDS encoding SH3 domain-containing protein translates to MKNKLLITILLFLSIVSHFSCRKTEPKVSENNTTKSLDYIKSESKHNFNKAQSVLKHYKQVDYVDRKDDEFIYQDIIVDFSFNVDLQKTSLKIIKENKVGFSRFLNDNFDNGNLHLWRYQNQEDNIFLMELDDYYGSVFFIYGFSNNCLFRLGDFVIAQPNVERDGVKQKSFKISEQDNTITIEQFLDKKPLSKLEISSKKDCVKSNQKILYAQVEPYLNVRSVPNSSGSIIAKAYPKDALRVLEVLKGWVKIELNGKEGYVSKDFVK, encoded by the coding sequence ATGAAAAATAAATTATTAATTACAATTTTATTGTTTTTGTCAATTGTTTCACATTTTAGTTGTAGAAAAACAGAACCTAAAGTTTCAGAGAATAATACAACTAAATCTTTAGATTACATAAAAAGTGAATCTAAACATAATTTCAATAAAGCTCAATCTGTTTTAAAACATTACAAACAAGTAGATTATGTTGATAGAAAAGATGATGAATTTATATACCAAGATATAATAGTTGATTTTTCATTTAATGTTGACCTTCAAAAAACCTCCTTAAAGATTATTAAAGAAAATAAAGTCGGTTTTTCTCGTTTTTTGAATGATAATTTTGATAATGGTAATTTACATTTATGGCGTTATCAAAATCAAGAAGACAATATATTTTTAATGGAATTGGATGATTACTATGGTTCTGTATTTTTCATTTATGGTTTTTCTAATAACTGCTTGTTTAGGCTTGGTGATTTTGTAATAGCCCAACCAAATGTTGAGAGGGACGGTGTAAAACAAAAAAGTTTTAAAATAAGTGAACAAGACAACACTATTACAATAGAGCAATTTTTAGATAAAAAACCACTATCTAAATTAGAAATATCTAGTAAGAAAGATTGTGTAAAATCTAATCAAAAAATACTTTACGCCCAAGTAGAACCGTATTTAAATGTGCGTTCAGTACCTAATTCCAGCGGGTCTATTATAGCAAAAGCTTACCCAAAAGATGCTTTAAGAGTTTTAGAAGTTTTAAAAGGTTGGGTTAAGATAGAGTTAAATGGTAAAGAAGGTTATGTTAGTAAAGACTTTGTGAAGTAA
- a CDS encoding transposase yields the protein MIWVDLFIRPTYFKILDDSLNYCIANKGLTVHAYVYMSSHIHLIISSQENELQDIIRDLKKHTSKEFVKEIKELPESRREWLLAKFNYAAKRVKKGVIYKVWKDGYHPVILDTSKKIEQRINYIHYNPVASELVYHERDWQNSSYAVYEKDNLETPSVKVHPLW from the coding sequence TTGATTTGGGTAGATTTATTTATTCGACCAACCTATTTTAAAATATTAGATGATTCTCTAAATTATTGTATTGCCAACAAAGGATTAACCGTACATGCGTACGTATATATGAGTAGTCATATACATCTTATTATTAGTTCTCAAGAAAACGAGTTGCAGGATATTATTCGCGATTTGAAAAAACACACCTCTAAGGAATTTGTTAAAGAGATAAAAGAACTTCCTGAAAGTAGAAGGGAATGGCTTTTAGCTAAATTTAATTATGCAGCAAAGCGTGTAAAGAAAGGTGTTATTTATAAGGTTTGGAAAGATGGGTATCATCCCGTAATTTTAGATACTAGCAAAAAAATAGAACAACGTATAAATTATATACATTATAATCCTGTGGCTTCAGAATTAGTTTATCATGAAAGAGATTGGCAAAACAGTAGCTATGCGGTCTATGAAAAAGACAATCTAGAAACCCCATCGGTTAAAGTACATCCTCTATGGTAA
- a CDS encoding transposase, whose product MSQRYKVIDNTVPTFVALTIIDWVDLFIRPAYFRILDDSLNYCIANKGLTVHAYVYMSSHIQPITSSQENGLQDIIRDFKKHTSKGFIKEIKELLESRRECLLAKLNYAAKRVKKGVSYKVWKDGYHPVILDTSKKIAQCIHYNPVASELVYHERDWKNSSYAIYEEDNPENN is encoded by the coding sequence ATGTCTCAGAGATATAAAGTTATAGATAATACCGTTCCTACATTTGTGGCACTAACAATAATTGATTGGGTAGATTTATTTATTCGACCAGCCTATTTTAGAATATTAGATGATTCTTTAAATTATTGTATTGCAAACAAAGGATTAACCGTACATGCGTACGTATATATGAGTAGTCATATACAGCCTATTACTAGTTCTCAAGAAAACGGGTTACAGGACATTATTCGCGATTTTAAAAAACACACCTCTAAGGGATTTATAAAAGAGATAAAAGAACTTCTTGAAAGTAGAAGGGAATGCCTTTTAGCTAAATTAAATTATGCAGCAAAGCGTGTAAAGAAAGGTGTTAGTTATAAGGTTTGGAAAGATGGGTATCATCCCGTAATTTTAGATACTAGCAAAAAAATAGCACAATGTATACATTATAATCCTGTGGCTTCAGAATTAGTTTATCATGAAAGAGATTGGAAAAACAGTAGCTATGCAATCTATGAAGAGGACAATCCAGAAAACAATTAG
- a CDS encoding YARHG domain-containing protein has translation MKKIILFTLLFIILSCKGQTEKLEVVSSFEYLSEEVLKTKTEKDLCLLRNEVFARKGYVFKNEDLNTYFKTKTWYKPNNKLNPESLNFSEKEKNYINQIKYIEEDFFNKKEVSSSIMCIDHLAKTNSNIYPITENKLNSDKYYELLKPIDYNSDNRKKIAEIFYDEGLVCDITCNPIGIKYKLISYFKDGEQHMVRLAIIKNNKIEYIKLYETIINVNGYSFNSGYYDIDFKLDVDSLEVYKIFKIWDKENSSEENRYPTKELQRVVIKYKLTENGLVELE, from the coding sequence ATGAAGAAAATTATATTATTTACATTACTATTTATTATTTTGTCTTGTAAAGGACAAACGGAAAAATTAGAAGTAGTTTCATCATTTGAGTATTTATCAGAAGAAGTATTAAAAACAAAAACCGAAAAAGATTTATGCTTGCTTAGAAATGAAGTTTTTGCACGTAAAGGTTATGTTTTTAAAAATGAGGATTTAAATACTTATTTTAAAACTAAAACTTGGTATAAACCTAATAATAAATTAAACCCTGAATCTTTAAATTTTTCAGAAAAAGAGAAAAATTATATAAATCAAATCAAATACATCGAGGAAGATTTCTTTAATAAGAAAGAAGTTAGTAGCTCAATAATGTGTATCGATCATTTAGCTAAAACTAATTCAAATATATACCCAATCACAGAAAACAAATTAAACTCTGATAAATACTATGAACTATTAAAACCTATAGATTACAATTCAGATAATAGAAAAAAAATCGCTGAAATATTTTATGATGAAGGCTTGGTTTGCGATATCACTTGTAATCCGATTGGCATTAAATATAAACTAATATCCTATTTTAAAGATGGTGAACAGCACATGGTTAGGCTCGCTATTATTAAGAATAATAAAATAGAATATATAAAACTTTACGAGACTATTATTAATGTAAATGGTTACAGTTTTAATTCAGGTTATTATGATATAGATTTCAAGCTGGATGTTGATTCGTTAGAAGTATATAAAATTTTCAAAATATGGGACAAAGAAAATAGTTCAGAAGAAAATCGATATCCTACTAAAGAACTTCAAAGAGTAGTAATTAAATATAAACTAACAGAAAATGGTTTAGTCGAGTTAGAATAA
- a CDS encoding CHAP domain-containing protein — protein MDLVAGSEKSDFIPQAGDIFVWRTRKGGHTGIVHSIDGDKVRILEAIGSYGAVSESEKYNRNNDGYEGVHCTRTSYYNRTGGALVGHDGWKGYFRPKNYTKQL, from the coding sequence ATAGACCTTGTCGCGGGTAGTGAAAAATCTGACTTTATCCCTCAAGCAGGAGATATATTTGTATGGCGCACAAGAAAAGGTGGCCATACTGGCATAGTTCATAGTATTGATGGGGATAAAGTTAGAATCCTAGAGGCTATTGGTAGCTATGGAGCTGTTTCTGAGTCTGAAAAGTACAATAGGAATAATGATGGTTATGAGGGGGTACATTGTACACGTACATCATACTACAACAGAACAGGAGGAGCATTAGTTGGTCACGACGGTTGGAAAGGATATTTTAGACCTAAAAATTACACAAAACAGTTATAA